In Nitrospirota bacterium, the genomic window CGTGAAGCGTATCTCGTTGAGGATAAGAGCGTATGGCTAGTGGCTTATAGCTGGTAGCAAAGACGCCCACTCTCCATTTCTGACCATACGCTATTGGCTATACGCCATATGCTCTTTTCTTTGGACGAGATACGAACGACGCTTCACGAAAGACGTAGGAATAACCATGGGCATTGAATTCAGCCAGATCCATAACCTGGTTCGCACCTATCAGCGGATCTTACAGGTACCGACGAGCCAGTCATCTCACGAAGACAAGGACGTTGCAGAGGTAGAGGATCGGGTGTCGATCTCGCCGGAAGCGAGAGCGCAGAAAGAGCCATCCCGAATGGAGCCGATATCGGGAGGATTTCATCAACAGGACAAGGAGCGTCCGATATGAACAGGCAGGCAAGTTCCGACTACGCCGATCCCATTCCCGGTCGCGCCTCCACGCCCCCCAAGGAAAAGGATCGACGGCCCTGCCTGTTCGTCGCGGGCCGTGCCGCCTTTCAGCGCAAAACTGTCTGGACACGTCTCGAAGCATCGGGAAATCAAGTCTGCCGATTCACCGGACCAGCGGCGCTTCTCGCCGCAATCGAATCCACATCGCCCGATGCGATTTTCTGCGAGGTGACTACCGCGCCTGAGCCGGCCTTTGAGCTGTTGAACCGATTGGCCGCTGTGCAAAGCGACGCCTGTGTGATCTTGATGGGACCGGACCTCGGCGCCGAACAGGTGGCGCGATGCCTGCGGGACGGCGCATTCGACTATCTGACGGTTCCCGTACCCGTCATACGAGTGCTTGATGCCTTGCAGAAGGGGCTCATCAATCGTCAGGCGTTTCAGGCCGTGCGCGATCTTTCCGGACAACTCGCACAGGTGAACGCCTCCTTGGCGGGTGAGCGGGATGTCCTTCGGCAATGGAATATCAAGCTGTCGCTGCTCAATCACCTGACGCAAGCTTTGGCGGGCCCCTTGAATAGCGAGTCCATTGCACGGTCCCTGTTCAACGGCCTTGCCGGGCTCGTCCCGGTGGATGTCATCGGACTCGGCAGGCCGGATCCCCATCGTGTCTGGACATGGTCTCGAACGACGGCCTACGAGGCTCAAGAACAACGAGTGCGCGCGCATCTCCTCAGCCGATTCAATGCGCAGGCCGCTCCGGTTTCTCAGGCCCATACACAGGTGCTTCGATGGTCGAGCGGTCTCCCGGCGTCCGAACGGCCTGCGCAGATGACCATCCCGCTGACCTTTTCGCCTAAAAGCCAGGGGCTCTTGTATGTCGAGCGGCAGCAGGGCACCTTCTCGGAATCCGAACTCCAATTGTTGTCCATGGTC contains:
- a CDS encoding diguanylate cyclase → MNRQASSDYADPIPGRASTPPKEKDRRPCLFVAGRAAFQRKTVWTRLEASGNQVCRFTGPAALLAAIESTSPDAIFCEVTTAPEPAFELLNRLAAVQSDACVILMGPDLGAEQVARCLRDGAFDYLTVPVPVIRVLDALQKGLINRQAFQAVRDLSGQLAQVNASLAGERDVLRQWNIKLSLLNHLTQALAGPLNSESIARSLFNGLAGLVPVDVIGLGRPDPHRVWTWSRTTAYEAQEQRVRAHLLSRFNAQAAPVSQAHTQVLRWSSGLPASERPAQMTIPLTFSPKSQGLLYVERQQGTFSESELQLLSMVATSLSLALHNAAIHQQMQELASRDGLTGLLNRRALEEVLSRELKAGTRYRASACLILVDVDHFKQVNDLFGHVGGDRVLTEIATVMQEAVRDTDSVGRYGGEEFGIVLPHTDLTRASVLAERLRYQIEHHVFGVDGESVRITVSVGIAQIPDKTIGTVPEWMAAADAALYEAKGCGRNGVVIHTTDKCACA